From the Roseofilum reptotaenium CS-1145 genome, the window TACAGGAGTATATCAAACAGCAGTGCTTCTATTTAAGCCTATTTCTGGAATCAGCCGCCAGGAAAAAAATGTAAAGAATATTAAGAAAGCATAAATTTAGCTGATTTTGGTTCCATTCTCCACTTTAAACCCCGGTGCAATTAAAACGGTTCCTTGCTCTTCAGAAACCGCCGCCAGCACTAGCACTTCGGATTTGACTCCAGCTACTCGTTTGGGAGCAAAGTTCATCACACAAATGACTTGTGTATGGACGAGACTCTCTTTCGAGTAATTCTGAGTAATTTGGGCAGAACTGGTTTTGATACCTAGAGTGCCAAAATCAATTTT encodes:
- a CDS encoding tRNA-binding protein, whose protein sequence is MFPEINFSDFLKLDLRVGTILQAEDNVKAKNPAYILKIDFGTLGIKTSSAQITQNYSKESLVHTQVICVMNFAPKRVAGVKSEVLVLAAVSEEQGTVLIAPGFKVENGTKIS